The window CAGACAATGGCACTTAAAccttaaacatttaaaatgtcaCATTTATATTAATAGTTGTCTAaaatcagttttgttttattttttgtgtgtagcTCCCCATTCAACTTCCTAAATGCCTGTCCATGTTCCCATTAATttttgggatttgttttgttttgttttgtttttgcgagggacaatgggggttaagtgacttgcccagggtcacacagctagttaagtgtcaagtgtctgaggccggatttgaactcaggtcctcctgactccagggccggtgctctatccgctgcaccacctagctgcccctcccattaaTTTTTATACCACATTCTACTCTGCCCCCAAAATCTGTTGTAGAATTTCCAGTGGCTATTATAGCATCACAGATCTATGCCTAAAGGAGACTtgagtggtcatctagtccaactccttttactaatgaggaaactgaagcttagagaggctaagtaatttgcccagtatTTCACAGGTAGGAGGTATAACAAGTAGGATTTGCATTCATGTTCTACAACTCAAAAAGTGGTACTATCTCCACAATATTGTATTGATAATtccaaattaataaattttttagTTCTCCACATTATCATAACTACCCAAATCTTCAGGGTTACATatgtatcacctcacacctctcCTCACATGTGACATATATTACAGGTATAAAGTATATGCACATTCTATACATAATAATCTAAATAGGTATACACACAGCTTTTTAgagcaatataaatataaatttcctccatttccccattCCTAAGAGAAAAGACACTTTTCCCCAGGAAATCATCTTTGGAGATGAGGTACATTACCAAACTCAACTATATTGAAAGGATCAAAGTTTGCAAGGTGGTCCTTTGATAATAGTGTTCCTGAATGCCCTCTGTACTTCCTTGTTCCTCAAGCTATAGATGAGGGGGTTAAACATGGGAGCTATCACAGCATAGAAAATAGACACCAGCTTCCCTTGCTCCTTGGAGGACTTAGGTGTCATGTAGGTCATAATTGCTGATACATAAAAAATGGTGACTGCAATGAGATGAGATCCACAAGTAGAGAATgccttgagtcttcctgatgttGTCTTCATCCTGACCACAGTAACTATGATAGAGCCATAGGAAACCAGGATCAGGGAGACTGGTGCAAGAAGAATCACCACACCCATTAAGAAAATGACAGTCTCTGCTAAGTGGGTGTCCGCAGATCCCAAGGCCAGAAGGGCTGGGGCCTCACAGAAGAAATGAGCAATCTTATTGTCTCCTTGGTAGGGGACTTGTAGGGTAAATGTTGTGTCTACTATTGACACTAGCACACCACCAACCCAGCACCCCACAGCCAACTGGATACACACCTTTCTTGTCATGATGAGAGGGTAGTGCATGGGATTACAGATTGCCACATACCGGTCATAGGACAT is drawn from Dromiciops gliroides isolate mDroGli1 chromosome 2, mDroGli1.pri, whole genome shotgun sequence and contains these coding sequences:
- the LOC122743402 gene encoding olfactory receptor 2D2-like, with product MSQTNQTWVTEFLFLGLSDDPQTQLLLFILFLIIYLVTALGNLLLIILVLADSKLQMPMYFFLCNLSVADLCFSTSIVPQALVHMLTRRKLISFMGCAAQLFLFLIFGCAGCALLSVMSYDRYVAICNPMHYPLIMTRKVCIQLAVGCWVGGVLVSIVDTTFTLQVPYQGDNKIAHFFCEAPALLALGSADTHLAETVIFLMGVVILLAPVSLILVSYGSIIVTVVRMKTTSGRLKAFSTCGSHLIAVTIFYVSAIMTYMTPKSSKEQGKLVSIFYAVIAPMFNPLIYSLRNKEVQRAFRNTIIKGPPCKL